Proteins from a single region of Fundulus heteroclitus isolate FHET01 chromosome 12, MU-UCD_Fhet_4.1, whole genome shotgun sequence:
- the LOC118564737 gene encoding GTPase IMAP family member 8-like gives MIFGKSEDKKKSLCKLIMQKQQTKFYKFNPLKESEYACGEWRGKPVTVVKCPDIFNLSVEALLEEMNSCLNLCRPGPHVLLLLVKPSDFNEKNRKTLKFVLTLFHQDAFKHAMVVITHDNEMIPSANELLRDCNGRHYNMFREDFTQLMEEIENIVHENKGAYLSLKEETSRPQQEQIKPPLNLVLCGRRGAGKTSAVKAILGQTYLRPNSSESFKNQGEVSGRRVSLVELPALHGRTQQEVMDESFRCVSLCDPEGVHAFILVLPVGPLTDEDKGELQTIQDTFSSVVNDFTMVLLTVESDPKASAFVNYIRKNRDIQDLIHSCGGRYFIFNIEDKQQSPELLTQVEKTIILKNLPCFYTSETFTKALMETTIQQDEHITRLKAEMKKLKKTQSDLCTEPDQSSASLRIVLIGKTGCGKSSSGNTILGRKAFKAESSPKSVTKRCQKEECVVDGRPVAVVDTPGLFDDSLSHEEVNDETLKCMSLLAPGPHVFLLVLQIGRFTPEEKETLRLIKEGFGKGSEKFTIILFTNGDKLENDEKTIEEYLREDDLLEKLISDCGGRYHVFKNYGKQNRTQVSDLIRKIDRMVKENNGCFYTNEMLQEAEAAIQKKTEKILKEKEEEMKREREELKRKYEEDMQEIKRKMEEEKEKLKQEADRKLKEMKENIDKENKQREREQEEREKEKRKRETDDKTHRQSLIQQLEDLDKQIQSAKEEKNSVNRELERIREEKEKDKEAWEKERKEWWEKQKEEEEKRKEEEQRKLRELEEQYKKERERYEEERKKEEQIRREQEEKERKILEEKLERLQKEYKDRAREEAVKSNEFQEKYKKEFEAQKEALEKQMKDKDEKYDLLKALAAHKEAEKRKKHQLEISNLVNCVSKKRGNITAVKDLLIKHEKELKQTKTEMEKEKMQKNHETEISELVEKLLEETGTKSSCPIL, from the exons ATGATCTTTGGAAAAAGTGAGGACAAGAAGAAGTCCCTTTGCAAACTCATCATGCAGAAACAGCAAACTAAGTTTTACAAATTTAACCCTTTAAAGGAAAGTGAGTATGCTTGTGGagaatggagaggaaaaccagTGACGGTTGTAAAATGTCCTGATATCTTCAATCTTTCAGTGGAAGCTTTATTAGAAGAAATGAACAGTTGTTTGAACCTTTGCCGTCCTGGACcacatgttctgctgctgttagTGAAGCCTTCAGATTTCAATgagaagaacagaaaaacactgaagtttgtcttGACTTTGTTTCATCAAGATGCCTTCAAGCATGCCATGGTCGTCATAACACATGATAATGAAATGATACCTTCTGCTAATGAACTTTTGAGGGATTGCAATGGAAGACACTACAATATGTTTAGAGAAGATTTCACACAGTTGATGGAGGAGATCGAGAACATAGTGCATGAAAACAAAGGAGCATATCTTTCCTTGAAAGAAGAGACCAGCAGACCCCAGCAGGAACAGATCAAACCTCCACTAAACCTGGTTCTGTGTGGGAGGAGAGGAGCAGGGAAGACCTCAGCAGTCaaggccatcttaggtcagacatACCTAAGACCCAACTCATCAGAGAGCTTTAAAAACCAGGGAGAGGTCAGCGGACGTCGGGTTTCTCTGGTGGAGCTGCCTGCCTTGCATGGAAGAACTCAGCAGGAAGTGATGGATGAATCATTCAGGTGCGTCTCCCTCTGTGATCCTGAGGGGGTCCATGCCTTCATCCTGGTCCTACCTGTAGGTCCCCTCACTGATGAAGACAAAGGAGAGTTACAGACCATCCAGGACACATTCAGCTCTGTGGTCAATGACTTCACCATGGTTCTGCTCACTGTGGAGTCAGATCCTAAAGCTTCAGCTTTTGTTAACTATATAAGGAAAAACAGAGACATCCAGGACCTAATTCACAGCTGTGGAGGAAGATATTTTATCTTCAACATTGAGGACAAGCAGCAGAGTCCAGAACTGCTAACGCAGGTGGAAAAAACAATCATTCTGAAGAATTTACCATGTTTTTACACTTCAGAGACATTTACAAAGGCCCTAATGGAGACGACCATACAACAAGATGAACACATCACCAGACTAAAGGCTGAAATGAAGAAACTCAAAAAGACACAGTCTGATCTTT GTACTGAACCAGATCAGAGCTCTGCGAGTCTGAGGATTGTTCTAATTGGAAAGACCGGTTGTGGAAAGAGTTCTTCTGGAAACACAATTCTGGGACGTAAAGCCTTTAAAGCCGAGTCCAGCCCCAAATCAGTCACAAAACGTTGTCAGAAAGAAGAGTGTGTGGTGGACGGTCGTCCTGTTGCTGTCGTCGACACTCCTGGTTTATTTGATGACAGTTTGAGCCATGAAGAAGTTAATGATGAAACTTTGAAATGTATGAGTCTCCTGGCTCCAGGTCCACATGTCTTCCTGCTGGTGTTACAGATCGGGAGATTCACTCCAGAGGAGAAAGAGACTTTGAGATTAATAAAGGAAGGCTTTGGGAAAGGTTCAGAAAAGTTCACCATCATTCTTTTTACAAATGGGGATAAATTGGAAAATGATGAGAAGACAATTGAGGAATACCTAAGAGAAGATGATTTGTTAGAGAAGCTCATTTCTGACTGTGGAGGGAGAtaccatgtgtttaaaaactatgGCAAACAGAACCGAACACAAGTCAGTGACCTGATTAGAAAGATTGACAGGATGGTGAAGGAAAATAACGGCTGCTTCTACACCAATGAGATGCTGCAGGAGGCTGAAGCTGCcatccagaaaaaaacagagaagattctcaaggagaaagaagaagagatgaagagagagagggaggaactTAAGAGAAAGTATGAGGAAGATATGCAAgaaattaaaaggaaaatggaagaagaaaaagaaaaactaaaacaggaagCAGACCGGAAACTGAAGGAAATGAAAGAGAATATTGATAAAGAGAAtaaacagagagagagggagcaggaagagagagaaaaagaaaagaggaaaagagaaaCCGATGACAAAACTCATCGACAGAGTTTGATACAGCAGCTTGAAGATCTGGACAAACAAATTCAGTCTGCgaaagaggaaaagaacagTGTCAACAGAGAGCTGGAAAGGATCAGAGAAGAGAAGGAGAAAGATAAAGAGGCTTGGGAAAAAGAACGCAAAGAATGGtgggagaaacaaaaagaggaggaagagaagagaaaagaggaagagcAAAGAAAACTGAGAGAACTTGAGGAGCAGTACAAGAAGGAACGTGAAAGAtatgaagaggaaagaaagaaagaagaacaaaTCAGaagagaacaagaagaaaaagaacgaAAGATTTTAGAGGAAAAGCTGGAACGACTTCAAAAGGAATACAAAGACAGAGCGAGAGAGGAAGCTGTGAAGTCAAACGAATTCCAGGAGAAGTATAAAAAGGAGTTTGAAGCACAAAAGGAGGCGCTTGAGAAGCAAATGAAGGACAAGGATGAGAAGTATGACCTGTTGAAGGCACTGGCAGCACACAAGGAagcagaaaagaggaaaaaacatcaGCTTGAAATTAGTAATTTAGTGAACTGTGTCTCCAAGAAGAGAGGAAATATAACAGCAGTTAAAGATTTACTGATAAAACATGAGAAAGAATTAAAGCAGACCAAAACAGagatggaaaaggaaaaaatgcagaaaaatcatGAAACTGAAATAAGTGAACTGGTGGAGAAACTTCTTGAGGAAACAGGGACAAAATCCTCTTGTCCAATTTTATGA